One region of Dokdonia sp. 4H-3-7-5 genomic DNA includes:
- a CDS encoding quinone-dependent dihydroorotate dehydrogenase yields MYKLLIRPILFSFDPEKVHYFTFRWIKRLHKLGLSGLLNRMGKVEDKRLERKVLGLTFKNPVGLAAGFDKDAKLFNELGDLGFGFIEIGTVTPKAQAGNPKQRLFRLKEDQGLINRMGFNNGGVAEAVNRLKSRKNHNIIIGGNIGKNTDSKPEDYTADYLTCFHELHPVVDYFVLNVSCPNVSSHAKLNDKDYLEELIGAVQQANKTYAVQRPIVLKIAPDLNDQQLDEIVALVKETGLDGVIASNTSVNREGLITTEARLAEIGNGGLSGKPVTDRSTRVIKYLSEKSSNSFPIIGVGGIHSAQDALDKLEAGASLVQLYTGFVYEGPGLIKEINNAILAKG; encoded by the coding sequence ATGTACAAACTCCTCATACGCCCAATTCTCTTTTCCTTTGATCCAGAAAAAGTGCATTATTTTACCTTTAGATGGATAAAGCGATTGCACAAATTAGGACTCTCAGGACTTCTTAATCGTATGGGTAAGGTGGAAGACAAGCGACTAGAACGCAAAGTACTGGGGCTTACCTTTAAAAACCCCGTAGGACTAGCGGCAGGTTTTGATAAAGATGCAAAGCTTTTTAATGAACTAGGAGATTTAGGATTTGGTTTTATTGAGATAGGTACTGTTACTCCAAAGGCACAAGCAGGAAACCCAAAGCAGCGTCTGTTTAGATTAAAAGAAGATCAAGGGCTCATAAACAGAATGGGCTTCAATAATGGAGGAGTAGCCGAAGCGGTAAATCGATTAAAATCTCGCAAGAATCATAACATTATTATAGGTGGAAATATCGGTAAAAACACCGATAGCAAGCCAGAGGATTATACAGCAGACTATCTAACGTGTTTTCACGAATTACATCCTGTAGTAGATTATTTTGTGCTCAATGTAAGTTGCCCTAATGTGTCTAGTCATGCAAAATTGAATGATAAAGATTATCTAGAAGAACTTATAGGAGCCGTACAGCAGGCAAATAAAACCTATGCGGTGCAGCGACCAATTGTTCTTAAAATAGCTCCAGATCTTAATGACCAGCAACTAGATGAAATCGTAGCGCTTGTGAAAGAAACAGGGCTAGATGGTGTGATTGCAAGTAATACCTCTGTAAATAGAGAGGGATTAATAACCACAGAAGCCCGGCTAGCAGAAATAGGCAACGGCGGACTAAGCGGTAAGCCAGTAACCGATCGTTCTACACGTGTGATTAAGTACCTATCAGAGAAGAGTAGTAATTCATTTCCAATTATAGGTGTAGGAGGAATTCACTCTGCACAAGACGCTCTGGATAAACTTGAAGCAGGAGCATCCCTCGTACAACTATATACAGGGTTCGTATATGAAGGTCCAGGGTTAATTAAAGAGATAAATAACGCCATTTTAGCGAAAGGATAG
- the pepT gene encoding peptidase T, producing the protein MIDKDALLKRFISYVTTYTESDPNSDTTPSTTCQWDLARQLRDELEAMGMSEVSIDEHAYVMASLPSNVDHDVPVIGFISHFDTTSDFTGKDVKPQIWENYDGGDLVLNKEQNIVLSPEYFDDLKQYKGQTIVTTDGTTLLGADDKAGITEIMEAMKYLLENPQVKHGKIRVGFTPDEEIGRGAHKFDVEKFGAEWAYTMDGSQIGELEYENFNAAGAVVTIEGKIVHPGYAKGKMVNSMYIATDYINSLPRLETPEHTSDREGFFHLHDITGSVDNTTLEYIIRDHDKGHFEARKEMMIQLADELNAQLEKEVVTVEIKDQYFNMREKVEPVMHIVDIAEEAMKSLDIEPLIKPIRGGTDGSQLSFMGLPCPNIFAGGHNFHGRYEYVPVESMMKAVEVIVRITEITAQKNA; encoded by the coding sequence ATGATTGATAAAGACGCACTTCTTAAGAGATTTATAAGCTACGTAACCACCTATACCGAAAGTGACCCAAACAGCGACACTACGCCAAGTACTACTTGCCAGTGGGATCTTGCAAGACAGCTTAGAGATGAACTCGAAGCTATGGGAATGAGTGAGGTGAGTATAGATGAGCATGCGTACGTAATGGCATCACTACCTAGCAATGTAGATCACGATGTGCCGGTTATTGGTTTTATCTCACACTTTGATACAACTTCAGATTTTACAGGGAAGGATGTAAAACCACAGATTTGGGAGAATTATGACGGTGGAGATCTTGTTCTTAATAAGGAACAGAATATCGTGTTATCGCCAGAATACTTTGATGATTTAAAGCAATACAAAGGGCAAACTATTGTAACTACAGATGGCACTACGCTACTAGGTGCAGATGATAAAGCGGGTATTACTGAGATTATGGAAGCAATGAAATACTTGCTTGAAAATCCTCAAGTAAAACACGGTAAAATACGTGTAGGCTTTACGCCAGATGAGGAAATAGGTCGTGGTGCTCATAAATTTGATGTAGAAAAATTTGGTGCCGAATGGGCATATACGATGGATGGAAGCCAGATAGGCGAACTAGAATATGAAAACTTTAATGCTGCTGGAGCGGTGGTTACCATAGAAGGTAAAATAGTACACCCAGGCTACGCAAAAGGCAAAATGGTAAATAGTATGTACATCGCTACAGACTACATCAATAGCTTACCAAGACTAGAAACTCCAGAACATACTTCTGATCGTGAGGGATTCTTTCACCTACATGATATTACGGGCAGCGTAGATAATACAACGCTAGAATATATCATAAGAGATCACGACAAAGGACACTTTGAAGCTCGTAAAGAAATGATGATTCAACTTGCAGATGAGCTTAATGCACAGCTAGAAAAAGAAGTAGTGACTGTAGAGATCAAAGATCAATACTTTAATATGCGTGAGAAAGTGGAACCTGTGATGCACATTGTGGATATTGCAGAGGAAGCAATGAAATCGCTAGACATAGAACCACTTATCAAACCTATACGTGGTGGTACAGATGGATCACAACTCTCGTTTATGGGATTACCGTGTCCTAACATTTTTGCAGGTGGTCATAACTTCCATGGGCGATATGAATATGTACCTGTAGAGAGTATGATGAAAGCCGTTGAGGTCATTGTAAGAATTACAGAAATCACAGCACAAAAGAACGCTTAA
- a CDS encoding LETM1-related biofilm-associated protein has translation MNPSATGWINKHFPKLLDYLVKNPMDERAFYDSLRAKGFIYGHSLDTLLDSESSQLKWTVQEKTKINLFDALAFTYYDTIANARQEDCLEAIVSFYRQLDKKEQYFIKIPLGNESAAAKVEKIIHQRVQTNESALQKSFSHLITNALVFIDILSFDHYLITQADPYEYAKNLEAVLTESIWLALQQKESKDEYNKLLIKLFESSVRYNELIKHTHTKVSEINLGIITEPLEQQYLLDLCSLSLWDDEKIDKHEREFIMQFCTIMGLDEKGYLDAVLAVKTFLTEHGTEISYLKYSNPIKHFYSQTTSSVGNLISRNSNRLVREIRESRDLVILLGQSTTRDLSKEERKVVKKQLLDICKSIPSLAVFLLPGGGLLLPILVRLIPTMLPSAFNENLED, from the coding sequence ATGAATCCTTCTGCCACTGGCTGGATAAATAAACACTTCCCAAAGCTTCTTGACTATCTAGTTAAGAACCCTATGGATGAGCGTGCATTTTATGATTCGCTACGAGCCAAGGGTTTTATCTATGGACACTCTCTAGACACCTTGCTGGATAGTGAATCCTCACAACTTAAGTGGACGGTACAGGAGAAAACAAAGATTAACCTCTTTGACGCACTTGCTTTTACGTATTACGATACGATTGCAAATGCTAGGCAAGAAGATTGCCTAGAAGCTATCGTTTCATTTTACAGGCAGCTAGATAAAAAGGAACAGTACTTTATTAAAATCCCTTTAGGTAATGAATCTGCGGCTGCTAAGGTGGAAAAGATTATCCATCAGCGAGTGCAGACTAATGAGTCCGCCTTGCAGAAGAGTTTTAGTCATCTTATCACTAATGCTTTAGTGTTTATAGATATTCTAAGTTTTGATCACTACCTCATTACCCAAGCTGATCCCTACGAGTATGCAAAAAATCTAGAGGCTGTTCTTACAGAATCTATATGGCTGGCATTGCAACAAAAAGAAAGTAAAGATGAATATAACAAGCTCCTGATAAAACTATTTGAAAGCTCTGTACGCTATAACGAACTCATAAAGCACACGCATACCAAGGTCTCTGAGATTAATCTCGGGATTATCACAGAACCTCTGGAGCAACAATACCTTCTGGATTTATGTAGTCTATCACTATGGGATGACGAGAAAATCGATAAGCACGAACGCGAATTTATCATGCAGTTCTGTACGATAATGGGTCTTGATGAAAAAGGCTACCTAGATGCTGTGCTTGCTGTAAAAACATTCCTGACGGAACACGGCACAGAGATATCATATCTTAAATACAGTAATCCTATAAAGCATTTTTATAGTCAGACGACTTCTTCTGTGGGTAATCTTATATCACGCAATAGCAATCGCCTTGTGAGAGAAATAAGAGAGAGCCGTGACTTAGTGATTTTACTAGGCCAGTCTACTACGCGAGATTTATCTAAAGAAGAGCGCAAAGTGGTAAAAAAACAGCTACTTGACATTTGCAAGAGCATACCATCATTGGCAGTATTCTTACTTCCAGGAGGCGGATTATTACTACCTATTCTAGTACGGTTAATCCCAACAATGCTCCCTAGTGCTTTTAATGAAAATCTGGAGGATTAA
- a CDS encoding LytR/AlgR family response regulator transcription factor translates to MNVLIIEDEKPSARRLNRMLAEVGVTVNEMLHSVEEAVAWFKTNTHPDLIFLDIQLSDGLSFEIFDQVEVKSAIIFTTAFDEYALQAFKLNSVDYLLKPIDDEDLEKAVNKYKERMPKAQDVSLNFEDIRKLLGATAVEREYKKRFTTKIGQHIKMIPIDEIECFYSENKGTYAGTIDGRNYLLDTTLELLENDLEPETFFRVSRKFYVNINAIADIIAYTNSRLKIKLNTWSEQEIIVSRERVKDFKTWIA, encoded by the coding sequence ATGAACGTACTCATTATAGAAGACGAAAAACCATCTGCAAGACGCCTTAACAGAATGCTTGCCGAAGTAGGAGTTACTGTAAATGAAATGCTGCATTCTGTAGAGGAAGCTGTGGCTTGGTTTAAAACGAATACGCACCCAGATTTGATTTTTCTAGACATCCAACTTTCAGATGGATTGTCTTTTGAGATTTTTGATCAAGTAGAGGTGAAGAGTGCTATTATTTTTACAACGGCTTTTGATGAATATGCGCTACAAGCTTTTAAACTTAATAGCGTAGATTATTTATTAAAACCTATAGACGACGAAGATCTTGAAAAAGCAGTAAACAAGTATAAAGAGCGCATGCCTAAGGCGCAAGATGTGTCACTTAACTTTGAAGACATCCGTAAGTTACTAGGCGCAACAGCAGTAGAACGTGAGTATAAAAAGCGTTTTACAACTAAAATAGGGCAGCATATAAAAATGATTCCTATAGATGAGATTGAGTGTTTTTATAGTGAAAACAAAGGAACATATGCTGGTACTATAGATGGTCGCAACTATTTGCTGGATACGACACTTGAGTTGCTAGAAAATGATCTAGAGCCTGAAACCTTCTTCCGCGTAAGCAGGAAATTCTATGTCAATATCAATGCGATAGCAGATATCATAGCATACACTAACTCAAGATTAAAAATAAAGTTGAACACCTGGAGCGAGCAAGAGATTATTGTGAGCAGGGAGCGTGTAAAAGACTTTAAAACGTGGATTGCTTAA